A genome region from Blautia coccoides includes the following:
- a CDS encoding dipicolinate synthase subunit B, with protein MSLKGRKVGVAFTGSFCTYKKVFDELQKLAEEGAEIQTIFSDAAQSIDSRFGNAEDFIEKARSITGREPILTIPQAEPIGPKSLLDILVILPCTGNTIAKLANGITDTPALMAAKAHLRNEKPLLISISTNDALGMNMKNIGLLLNAKNVYFVPFGQDNPEKKPNSMIAHTELLIPSIEAALNGRQYQPVIQ; from the coding sequence ATGTCATTAAAAGGAAGGAAAGTGGGAGTAGCCTTTACCGGCTCCTTCTGCACATATAAAAAAGTGTTTGATGAATTACAGAAGCTGGCGGAGGAAGGCGCCGAAATACAGACCATATTTTCAGATGCCGCCCAAAGCATTGACAGCCGTTTCGGCAATGCAGAGGACTTTATAGAAAAGGCACGCAGCATTACAGGCAGAGAACCAATACTCACCATCCCACAGGCAGAACCTATCGGTCCCAAGAGCCTACTGGATATTCTGGTGATCCTCCCCTGCACAGGCAATACCATAGCAAAACTTGCCAACGGCATCACAGATACTCCCGCCCTCATGGCAGCCAAGGCACATCTGAGGAACGAAAAACCTCTGCTTATCTCTATCTCCACCAACGATGCACTGGGAATGAATATGAAAAATATCGGCCTTCTTTTGAACGCCAAAAATGTCTATTTTGTTCCTTTTGGTCAGGATAACCCAGAAAAAAAGCCCAATTCCATGATCGCACACACAGAACTTCTCATACCTTCTATTGAGGCTGCATTAAACGGAAGGCAGTACCAGCCGGTTATACAGTAA